One Cottoperca gobio chromosome 23, fCotGob3.1, whole genome shotgun sequence genomic region harbors:
- the dcn gene encoding decorin has product MRSACLSLLLVTACWALPFRQSGFLDFMMDEAGSGGNDQITDQSFPAMPQGPKCPFRCQCHLRVIQCSDLGLKSVPVDIPDDTTLLDLQNNKITEIKENDFKNLKGLHALILVNNKITIIHAKALSPLTKLQRLYLSKNILKDMPANMPKSLQELRIHENEITKIKKSSFQGMSQIIVMELGSNPLKSAGIEANAFADLKRVSYIRIADTDITEIPKGLPSSLSELHLDGNKISKLTAGNFQGLKNLAKLGLSYNEISSVENGTLDNVPHLRELHLDNNALTSVPSGLPDHKYIQVVYLHANKIAAVGTGDFCPPGLNHKKAMYSGISLFSNPVPYWEVQPITFRCVFDRSAIQLGNYRKK; this is encoded by the exons ATGAGGtcagcctgtctctctctgctcctggtCACTGCCTGCTGGGCTCTGCCCTTCCGCCAGTCCGGCTTTTTAGACTTCATGATGGATGAGGCGGGATCGGGTGGGAATGATCAGATTACAGATCAAAGCTTCCCTGCCATGCCTCAAGGACCCAAGTGCCCCTTCAGATGCCAGTGCCACCTGCGAGTGATCCAGTGCTCTGACCTCG GTCTGAAGTCAGTTCCTGTGGACATCCCAGACGACACCACCCTGCTGGACCTTCAGAACAACAAGATCACTGAGATCAAGGAGAATGACTTCAAGAACCTCAAAGGACTACAT GCTCTGATTCTGGTGAACAACAAAATCACCATCATTCACGCCAAGGCCCTCAGTCCTCTGACCAAGCTGCAGCGTCTCTACCTGTCTAAGAACATACTGAAGGACATGCCCGCCAACATGCCCAAGAGCCTGCAGGAGCTGCGCATACACGAGAACGAGATCACCAAGATCAAAAAGTCCTCCTTCCAGGGCATGTCCCAAATCATCGTCATGG aGCTCGGGTCCAACCCTCTGAAGAGTGCAGGAATCGAGGCCAATGCTTTTGCCGACCTGAAAAGGGTCTCTTACATTCGCATTGCAGACACTGACATCACCGAGATCCCCAAAG GTCTGCCCAGCTCTCTCTCTGAGCTCCACCTGGATGGAAACAAGATCTCCAAGTTGACAGCTGGCAATTTCCAGGGCCTGAAGAATCTTGCCAA GTTGGGTCTGAGCTACAATGAGATCAGCTCTGTGGAAAACGGCACTCTGGATAACGTCCCCCACCTGCGAGAGCTGCACCTCGACAACAACGCTCTGACCAGCGTTCCCTCTGGCCTGCCCGACCACAAGTACATCCAG GTGGTCTACCTCCATGCCAACAAGATTGCAGCAGTGGGAACAGGAGACTTCTGTCCTCCTGGCCTCAACCACAAGAAGGCCATGTACTCTGGCATCAGCCTGTTCAGCAACCCCGTCCCTTACTGGGAAGTTCAGCCCATCACCTTCCGCTGCGTCTTCGACCGCTCTGCCATCCAGCTCGGCAACTACAGGAAGAAGTAG